The Pantoea phytobeneficialis genome has a segment encoding these proteins:
- the mdtH gene encoding multidrug efflux MFS transporter MdtH: MSRVARARRLGKTFLLVDNMLVVLGFFVVFPLISIHFVEQLGWAALMVGIALGLRQFVQQGFGIFGGAIADRFGARPLIVSGMLMRAAGFACMALAHEPWVLWLACLLSGLGGTLFDPPRSAMVVKLVRARERGRFFSLLMMQDSAGAVLGALIGSWLLAWDFRLVCWVGAAVFVSAALFNAIWLPAWRISTERIAMREGMHRVWQDKRFRLYVLTLTGYYILAVQVMLMLPVMVNQVAGAPAAVKWMYAIEALLSLSLLYPLARWSEKRFRLETRLMAGLFLMTISLLPVGLTTTLPSLFFLIAVFYLGSIIAEPARETLSASLASPRARGSYMGFSRLGLAIGGLIGYSGGGWMFDVGQQLSLPELPWMLLSAVGSMTLLALWWQFQPRSVAPALYSS; encoded by the coding sequence ATGTCTCGGGTTGCGCGGGCACGACGCCTTGGTAAAACATTTTTATTAGTAGATAACATGCTGGTGGTGTTGGGTTTTTTTGTGGTATTTCCTCTCATCTCCATTCACTTTGTCGAACAACTCGGCTGGGCCGCGCTGATGGTCGGGATTGCGCTGGGTCTGCGTCAGTTTGTGCAGCAGGGTTTCGGTATTTTTGGCGGTGCGATTGCTGACCGCTTCGGCGCTCGTCCCCTTATCGTTTCGGGGATGCTGATGCGCGCTGCGGGCTTTGCCTGTATGGCGCTGGCGCACGAACCCTGGGTGCTGTGGCTGGCCTGCCTGTTATCGGGCCTTGGCGGCACGCTGTTCGATCCTCCCCGCAGCGCGATGGTGGTGAAGCTGGTACGCGCCCGCGAACGTGGTCGCTTCTTCTCCCTGTTGATGATGCAGGACAGCGCGGGCGCGGTACTGGGTGCGCTGATCGGCAGTTGGTTACTGGCCTGGGACTTCCGTCTGGTTTGTTGGGTAGGTGCGGCGGTTTTTGTCAGCGCGGCATTATTTAACGCTATTTGGTTGCCCGCCTGGCGTATCTCCACCGAACGTATCGCGATGCGTGAAGGTATGCACCGCGTCTGGCAGGACAAACGTTTTCGCCTGTATGTACTGACGCTGACCGGTTACTACATTCTTGCCGTGCAGGTGATGCTAATGCTACCGGTGATGGTTAACCAGGTTGCGGGGGCACCCGCGGCGGTGAAATGGATGTACGCCATTGAAGCGCTACTTTCGCTGAGCCTGCTCTATCCGTTGGCACGCTGGAGTGAAAAACGCTTCCGGCTGGAGACACGGCTGATGGCCGGATTATTTCTGATGACCATCAGCCTGTTGCCGGTGGGTCTGACCACGACGCTGCCGTCGCTGTTTTTCCTGATCGCCGTGTTTTATCTCGGCTCGATCATTGCTGAACCGGCGCGAGAGACCCTCAGCGCCTCGCTTGCCAGCCCACGCGCGCGTGGTAGCTATATGGGGTTCAGCCGTCTTGGCCTGGCGATTGGTGGTCTGATTGGTTATTCCGGCGGTGGCTGGATGTTTGATGTCGGGCAGCAACTTTCGCTGCCGGAATTGCCGTGGATGCTGCTCAGCGCGGTGGGCAGCATGACGCTGTTGGCGCTGTGGTGGCAGTTTCAACCGCGCTCGGTGGCCCCGGCGTTGTACAGCAGCTGA
- the rimJ gene encoding ribosomal protein S5-alanine N-acetyltransferase, translating into MFGYRSAGPRVRLTTDRLVVRLVHERDAWRLADYYAENRVFLKPWEPVRDESHCYPSGWQARLGLIADMHKQGSAFYFVLMDQEEREVRGVANFSNVLRGSFHACYLGYSLGEKWQGQGLMFEALQSAIRYMQRQQHMHRIMANYMPHNQRSGDLLARLGFEKEGYAKDYLLIDGRWQDHVLTALTWREWTPDRRG; encoded by the coding sequence ATGTTTGGCTATCGTTCTGCTGGGCCGCGCGTGCGCCTCACTACCGATCGTTTGGTGGTCCGTTTAGTTCATGAGCGTGATGCCTGGCGGTTGGCAGATTACTACGCGGAAAACCGTGTTTTTCTCAAGCCCTGGGAACCGGTACGTGATGAAAGTCATTGCTATCCGTCTGGCTGGCAGGCGCGTTTGGGATTGATTGCCGACATGCACAAACAAGGCTCGGCATTTTATTTTGTCTTAATGGATCAGGAAGAGCGTGAAGTGCGCGGCGTTGCCAACTTCAGCAACGTGCTACGAGGCTCCTTTCACGCTTGCTACCTTGGCTATTCATTAGGAGAGAAATGGCAGGGGCAGGGACTGATGTTTGAAGCCCTGCAAAGCGCTATTCGATATATGCAGCGGCAGCAGCACATGCACCGTATTATGGCGAACTACATGCCGCATAATCAGCGCAGCGGCGATCTGCTGGCACGTCTGGGCTTTGAAAAAGAGGGTTATGCCAAAGATTACCTGTTAATTGATGGCCGCTGGCAGGATCATGTTCTGACAGCCTTAACCTGGCGCGAGTGGACCCCGGACCGCCGCGGATAA
- a CDS encoding DUF480 domain-containing protein: MKMALSVQALRVIGCLLEKQVTTPDQYPLSLNGVVTACNQKSNREPVMNLSESEVQSQLDELVKKHLVTSNSGFGQRVSKYEQRFCNSAFGNLQLSSAEVAVLTLLFLRGAQTPGELRTRSGRLHEFSDMNEVEQTLNGLISREDGPMVVRLAREPGKRESRYMHLFGGDVVDVPATTTAEDNADLEERVAQLEETVARLQAQLEQLLQQEH; this comes from the coding sequence ATGAAAATGGCATTATCAGTGCAGGCATTGCGTGTGATTGGTTGTCTGCTGGAAAAACAGGTCACCACACCCGATCAATATCCGCTGTCGCTCAATGGGGTGGTCACCGCCTGCAATCAAAAATCTAACCGTGAACCGGTGATGAACCTGAGCGAGAGCGAGGTGCAATCCCAGTTGGATGAACTGGTCAAAAAGCACCTGGTCACGTCGAACAGCGGCTTTGGTCAGCGCGTCAGTAAATATGAACAACGCTTTTGCAACTCCGCGTTTGGTAATCTGCAACTGAGTAGCGCGGAAGTGGCGGTGTTGACGTTGCTGTTTTTACGTGGAGCGCAGACACCCGGCGAGCTGCGTACCCGCAGTGGTCGCCTGCATGAATTCAGCGATATGAACGAGGTTGAGCAGACACTGAACGGCTTAATTTCCCGTGAAGATGGCCCTATGGTGGTGCGTCTGGCGCGAGAACCGGGTAAGCGTGAAAGTCGTTATATGCATCTTTTCGGCGGTGATGTGGTAGATGTACCGGCCACAACCACCGCTGAAGATAATGCAGATCTGGAGGAGCGGGTCGCCCAACTGGAAGAAACGGTAGCCCGGTTGCAGGCGCAACTGGAACAGTTGCTGCAACAGGAGCATTAA
- a CDS encoding Gfo/Idh/MocA family protein: protein MTLRIGMVGLGGIAQKAWLPVLSQAQGWQLAGAFSPNQSKAQPICDSYRIPCFGQLDALAAASDAVFVHSSTASHYEVVKALLLADKDVCVDKPLAETLQQAEALVALAEKRKRKLMVAFNRRFAPRYQQLQAEMARAASLRIEKHRADSVGPQDLRFTLLDDYLHVVDTALWLAGGKLSHLHGHIETNEQGAMLYAEHHFSAGALQITTSMHRRAGTQREVVSAICEGDYIQVAEMRDWQQENLTGLRLDAPPAWQSHLTQRGFTGAAHHFIQCVQNQTMPVTSGEQALAAQRLVEKLWRDAEQE from the coding sequence ATGACATTGCGTATTGGGATGGTCGGATTAGGCGGCATTGCACAGAAAGCCTGGCTGCCGGTGTTGTCGCAAGCGCAAGGCTGGCAACTGGCCGGCGCGTTCTCACCTAATCAGTCCAAAGCGCAGCCGATTTGCGATAGCTACCGCATTCCCTGTTTTGGTCAGCTCGATGCGCTGGCGGCCGCCAGCGACGCGGTGTTTGTGCATAGCAGCACCGCCTCACATTACGAGGTGGTCAAAGCGTTGCTGCTGGCAGATAAAGATGTCTGCGTCGATAAACCTCTGGCGGAAACGCTACAGCAGGCTGAAGCGCTGGTGGCGCTGGCGGAGAAACGCAAACGCAAACTGATGGTGGCATTCAACCGTCGTTTTGCGCCGCGTTATCAACAATTACAGGCTGAAATGGCGCGTGCCGCATCGCTGCGTATCGAAAAGCACCGTGCCGACAGTGTCGGGCCGCAAGATTTGCGTTTTACGTTGTTAGACGACTATCTGCATGTGGTTGACACCGCGTTATGGCTGGCCGGTGGTAAACTCTCGCACCTCCACGGTCATATTGAAACCAACGAGCAGGGAGCGATGCTGTATGCGGAACACCATTTTTCCGCAGGTGCGCTGCAAATCACCACCAGCATGCACCGTCGTGCCGGAACGCAACGTGAAGTGGTGAGTGCCATTTGTGAGGGTGATTACATTCAGGTGGCAGAGATGCGTGACTGGCAACAGGAAAACCTGACAGGGTTACGCCTTGACGCGCCACCCGCATGGCAGAGTCATCTGACACAGCGTGGTTTTACCGGGGCCGCTCACCATTTTATTCAGTGCGTACAAAATCAGACGATGCCTGTAACCAGTGGCGAACAAGCGCTGGCGGCGCAGCGTCTGGTGGAAAAGCTGTGGCGTGATGCCGAACAGGAATAA
- the murJ gene encoding murein biosynthesis integral membrane protein MurJ, translating into MNLLKSLAAVSSMTLFSRVLGFARDAIVARVFGAGMATDAFFVAFKLPNLLRRIFAEGAFSQAFVPILAEYKSKQGEEATRVFVAYVSGLLTLVLALVTVLGMIAAPWVIVVTAPGFADTADKFALTSSLLRVTFPYIFLISMASLAGAILNTWNRFSVPAFAPTLLNISMIGFALFAAPHFHPPVMALAWAVVVGGVLQLFYQLPHLKKIGMLVLPRVNLRDAGVWRVMRQMGPAILGVSVSQISLIINTIFASFLVSGSVSWMYYADRLMEFPSGVLGVALGTILLPSLAKSFASNNHDEYSRLMDWGLRLCFLLALPSAVALGILSGPLTVALFQYGKFTAFDAAMTQRALIAYSVGLMGLIVVKVLAPGFYSRQDIKTPVKIAIITLIMTQLMNLAFIGPLKHAGLSLSIGLAACLNAALLYWQLRKQQIFQPQPGWFSFLIRLLIAVVAMAVALLGLLYVMPSWEVGHMWWRLLRLAAVCAVGGGAYFVVLGLMGFRPRDFARRTQA; encoded by the coding sequence ATGAATTTGTTGAAATCGCTGGCAGCGGTCAGTTCGATGACCCTGTTTTCCCGCGTGCTGGGCTTTGCCCGCGATGCCATCGTGGCGCGAGTGTTTGGTGCCGGAATGGCCACCGACGCCTTCTTTGTCGCCTTTAAACTGCCTAACCTGCTGCGACGTATTTTCGCTGAAGGGGCCTTCTCTCAGGCATTTGTGCCGATTCTTGCCGAATACAAAAGCAAGCAGGGCGAAGAAGCGACTCGGGTATTTGTGGCCTATGTTTCCGGGCTATTAACTCTGGTACTGGCGCTGGTGACGGTGTTGGGCATGATTGCCGCGCCCTGGGTGATTGTGGTGACTGCGCCGGGCTTTGCGGATACCGCCGATAAGTTTGCGCTCACCAGTTCGCTGCTGCGGGTGACTTTTCCGTATATCTTTCTGATTTCAATGGCATCGCTGGCTGGGGCCATTCTGAATACCTGGAATCGATTTTCGGTTCCTGCCTTTGCCCCGACGTTGTTGAATATCAGCATGATTGGTTTTGCGCTGTTTGCCGCACCGCATTTCCATCCGCCAGTGATGGCGCTGGCCTGGGCCGTGGTAGTGGGGGGCGTGTTGCAGTTGTTCTATCAACTGCCGCATCTGAAGAAAATTGGCATGCTGGTACTGCCGCGTGTCAACCTGCGTGATGCGGGTGTCTGGCGCGTCATGCGTCAGATGGGGCCGGCGATTCTTGGCGTCTCCGTCAGCCAGATTTCTCTTATTATCAACACCATCTTTGCATCATTCCTCGTCTCGGGTTCCGTCTCCTGGATGTACTATGCCGACCGCCTGATGGAGTTTCCTTCTGGCGTGTTGGGCGTGGCACTGGGGACTATCCTGCTGCCTTCGCTGGCGAAAAGTTTTGCCAGCAATAACCATGATGAGTATTCACGGTTGATGGACTGGGGGTTACGCCTGTGTTTCCTGCTGGCACTGCCGAGTGCGGTGGCGCTGGGCATTCTTTCCGGTCCCCTGACTGTGGCCCTGTTTCAGTACGGGAAATTTACCGCCTTCGATGCAGCGATGACGCAACGTGCCTTGATTGCCTACTCGGTCGGGCTGATGGGGTTAATTGTGGTGAAAGTGTTGGCACCGGGTTTCTATTCTCGTCAGGACATCAAAACGCCGGTGAAAATTGCCATTATCACCCTGATCATGACGCAGCTGATGAACCTGGCGTTTATCGGGCCACTGAAGCATGCCGGGTTGTCGCTCTCCATCGGTCTGGCGGCCTGCCTCAATGCGGCACTGCTTTACTGGCAGCTGCGAAAACAACAGATTTTTCAGCCACAACCGGGCTGGTTTAGCTTTTTGATCCGTCTGTTGATCGCCGTGGTGGCGATGGCGGTGGCGCTGCTGGGCCTGTTGTATGTCATGCCGTCATGGGAAGTGGGGCATATGTGGTGGCGTTTACTGCGTCTGGCGGCGGTGTGTGCTGTCGGTGGCGGGGCGTATTTTGTGGTGCTCGGTCTGATGGGATTCCGCCCGCGCGATTTTGCCCGCCGTACGCAGGCATAA
- a CDS encoding transposase, whose translation VVPVEKTSGSSVRGRARMSKTGPADVRAKLYMAAIVAIRWNAPAKALYQRLIAKGKASKAALGAVMRKLVHQCFGVLKTRMKWDENYAATA comes from the coding sequence GTGTGGTACCGGTGGAAAAAACGTCCGGGAGCTCAGTCAGGGGGCGTGCGCGGATGTCAAAAACAGGCCCGGCAGACGTAAGGGCGAAACTGTATATGGCGGCGATCGTAGCGATCAGGTGGAATGCCCCGGCGAAGGCGCTGTACCAGAGGCTAATCGCGAAGGGCAAAGCCAGCAAGGCCGCGCTTGGAGCGGTGATGCGCAAGCTGGTTCATCAGTGCTTCGGGGTGCTGAAAACGCGGATGAAGTGGGATGAAAATTACGCAGCTACCGCTTGA
- the flgN gene encoding flagellar export chaperone FlgN gives MNNLLTTLDKMQEVLSSLREVMNEEQQQLASGLINGNLLQRITEDKSALLSTLNYLDEMRRTTEQSTGTQAPYRGNSDMSRRWTSIQKHTRQLRDANTHNGLLLQQQIRFTDDALAVLKPHQTQAFYGPDGLGKGQSTLSRKG, from the coding sequence ATGAACAATCTGTTGACCACATTAGATAAGATGCAGGAAGTGCTCTCTTCACTCCGCGAAGTGATGAATGAAGAACAGCAGCAACTTGCTTCCGGCCTGATTAACGGCAACCTGTTGCAGCGCATCACCGAAGATAAAAGCGCGCTGCTCTCGACGCTGAATTATCTTGACGAGATGCGCCGGACTACCGAGCAAAGCACCGGTACGCAGGCGCCTTATCGTGGCAACAGCGATATGTCACGCCGCTGGACGTCTATCCAGAAACATACGCGTCAACTGCGTGACGCCAATACGCATAATGGTTTGCTGCTACAGCAGCAGATCCGTTTTACCGATGATGCGTTAGCGGTGTTGAAGCCCCATCAAACGCAGGCATTTTATGGTCCGGACGGATTAGGTAAAGGTCAGTCAACACTGAGCCGCAAAGGGTAA
- the flgM gene encoding flagellar biosynthesis anti-sigma factor FlgM, which translates to MSIDRTQPIQPPSTVQTRENTDNGSKVRQSSTAATTSTSESGAQVKLSAAQAQLTQPGSSDINTARVEQLKTAIRNGELKMDTGKIADALIADTKAYLEGN; encoded by the coding sequence ATGAGCATCGACAGAACCCAGCCTATTCAGCCGCCGAGCACTGTTCAGACCCGTGAAAATACGGACAACGGCAGCAAAGTGCGCCAGAGCAGCACCGCAGCCACGACCAGCACCAGCGAAAGTGGTGCGCAGGTGAAACTGAGCGCTGCCCAGGCGCAGCTGACACAACCCGGCAGCAGCGACATCAATACTGCGCGCGTTGAGCAACTGAAAACCGCCATTCGCAATGGCGAACTGAAAATGGATACCGGCAAGATCGCCGACGCGTTGATTGCTGATACTAAGGCGTATTTAGAGGGTAATTAA
- the flgA gene encoding flagellar basal body P-ring formation chaperone FlgA — translation MRRFTTLLAPILLALALPGQAADLQAQLTQYFKARDPQHAAGMNVVIRTPQAQWPDCAAPQIVLPGNSRQWGNMSIATNCGQNRRYLQVQVQVTGVYLVANHQLMRGSNVTASDFRLQSGRLDTLPARTLFSTDNVADAIAMRDITPGQPVTATMVRLPWRVKAGQNVIVVASGNGFDASSEGKALNNATTAQMVRVRMGNGQVVSGRVGEDGNILISL, via the coding sequence ATGCGCAGATTTACAACCTTACTGGCCCCAATTTTGCTGGCCCTGGCGCTGCCCGGTCAGGCGGCCGATCTCCAGGCCCAGCTGACGCAGTACTTTAAAGCGCGCGATCCGCAACACGCGGCAGGGATGAATGTGGTGATTCGAACGCCACAAGCGCAGTGGCCAGACTGCGCTGCGCCACAAATTGTGTTGCCCGGCAACAGTCGCCAGTGGGGCAACATGAGCATCGCCACCAATTGCGGGCAGAATCGCCGTTATTTGCAGGTTCAGGTGCAGGTCACCGGTGTTTATCTGGTGGCAAATCATCAGTTAATGCGTGGCAGCAACGTCACGGCCAGCGATTTTCGTTTACAATCCGGGCGGCTGGATACGCTGCCCGCGCGAACCCTGTTCTCCACCGATAACGTGGCCGATGCCATCGCCATGCGCGATATCACCCCCGGGCAGCCGGTAACCGCCACTATGGTGCGTCTGCCCTGGCGGGTAAAAGCAGGACAAAATGTGATTGTGGTGGCCAGCGGTAACGGGTTTGATGCCAGTAGCGAAGGCAAGGCATTAAATAATGCGACCACCGCGCAGATGGTCAGAGTACGGATGGGTAATGGTCAGGTCGTCAGCGGCCGGGTCGGCGAGGATGGGAATATTCTTATATCGCTATAA
- the flgB gene encoding flagellar basal body rod protein FlgB: protein MLDKLDAALRFGTEALNLRAERQEILASNIANADTPGYQARDIDFASQLSKVMENGRSEGSSLALKVTSARHIEAQSDAQPSMDLLYRIPDQPAADGNTVDMDRERTQFADNSLKYQTDLTLISSQIKGMMSVLQGQ, encoded by the coding sequence ATGCTCGACAAACTCGATGCCGCGCTGCGATTTGGTACAGAAGCCCTTAACTTGCGAGCGGAGCGTCAGGAGATCCTGGCATCCAACATTGCCAACGCCGATACCCCGGGTTACCAGGCTCGGGATATCGACTTTGCCAGCCAGCTCAGCAAGGTGATGGAAAACGGTCGCTCGGAGGGCAGCAGTTTGGCGCTCAAAGTAACGTCTGCCCGCCACATTGAAGCGCAGAGCGACGCTCAGCCGTCGATGGATCTGCTGTACCGCATTCCCGATCAGCCTGCCGCGGATGGCAACACCGTGGATATGGACCGGGAACGTACGCAGTTCGCCGACAACAGCCTGAAATATCAAACCGATCTCACCCTTATCAGTAGCCAAATCAAAGGCATGATGAGCGTTCTGCAGGGGCAATAA
- the flgC gene encoding flagellar basal body rod protein FlgC: MALLNIFDIAGSAMTAQSQRLNVSASNLANADSVTGPDGQPYVAKQVVFQTDAAPGMATGGVKVAGVVDDPSPAKLVYDPGNPMADQKGYVKMPNVDVVAETVNTMSASRSYQANVEVLNTVKSMMMKTLTMGQ, translated from the coding sequence ATGGCATTGCTAAATATCTTTGATATCGCCGGGTCGGCTATGACGGCGCAGTCGCAGCGCCTCAACGTCAGCGCCAGTAACCTGGCTAACGCCGACAGCGTCACCGGGCCGGATGGTCAGCCCTACGTGGCGAAGCAAGTCGTGTTTCAGACCGATGCCGCGCCGGGTATGGCGACCGGTGGCGTCAAGGTGGCGGGGGTGGTGGACGATCCTTCCCCGGCGAAACTGGTGTATGACCCGGGCAATCCGATGGCTGACCAGAAAGGTTACGTCAAGATGCCCAATGTGGATGTGGTGGCAGAGACGGTGAACACCATGTCGGCCTCACGCAGTTACCAGGCCAACGTTGAGGTCCTGAACACCGTGAAATCAATGATGATGAAAACGCTGACCATGGGTCAGTAA
- the flgD gene encoding flagellar hook assembly protein FlgD, with the protein MGIAVGVNENLDPTVLSSSSSSSTGNSAEDLQNQFLTMLVTQLQNQDPTNPMDNSQLTTQLAQINTLSGIEKLNTTLGSISGQISTSQNLQSTTLIGHGVMVDGSQILVGSGTTTPFGVELTTASTATTATIKDSTGATVRTIDLGALSSGVHTFSWDGTLTDGSTAPDGKYTVSIAASNGSTQLVAQPLNYAYVSGVSTTDDTSTLDLGTMGTATLDEVRQIL; encoded by the coding sequence ATGGGTATCGCGGTAGGCGTTAACGAAAACCTGGACCCCACGGTCCTCAGCTCCTCCAGCAGTAGCAGCACCGGTAACAGCGCAGAAGACTTACAAAACCAGTTTCTGACCATGCTGGTGACGCAGTTGCAGAACCAGGATCCGACTAACCCGATGGATAACAGCCAGCTCACCACGCAGTTGGCACAGATCAACACCCTGAGCGGCATTGAAAAACTCAATACCACGCTGGGTTCGATCTCCGGGCAGATCAGCACCAGCCAGAACCTGCAAAGTACCACGCTGATTGGTCATGGCGTGATGGTGGATGGCAGCCAGATTTTGGTAGGCAGTGGCACCACCACGCCATTTGGTGTGGAGCTGACCACCGCGTCAACCGCCACCACCGCCACCATCAAAGATTCAACCGGTGCAACCGTGCGCACCATTGATCTCGGCGCATTGTCGTCAGGCGTTCATACCTTCTCGTGGGATGGCACCCTGACCGACGGCTCAACTGCCCCGGATGGCAAATATACCGTTTCGATTGCCGCCAGCAATGGCAGCACCCAACTGGTGGCTCAGCCGTTGAATTACGCCTACGTCAGTGGCGTCAGTACAACGGATGACACCTCGACACTGGACCTCGGCACCATGGGCACCGCGACCCTTGATGAAGTACGTCAGATTCTCTAA
- the flgE gene encoding flagellar hook protein FlgE — protein MSFSQAVSGLGAASSNLDVIGNNIANSATAGFKSSTIAFADLFAGSDVGLGTKVAAVIQNFNDGTTTTTSRGLDVALSGNGFFRMTDSSGAVYYSRNGQFTLDENRNLVNTQGLYVTGYPASGSPATIQTGANPVALSIPTTQMSAKATSTATQVANLNSTSDIPTVTTFDASDVDSYNAKSTMTVYDSQGNDHTLDMYYVKTGDNAWTVHAIDSTTGTSAGDFDLTFDSSGNLTSVGGVTGATTVALSIDGTNGAAAGQSITLSMQGSLQQNTGTTTFGNPTQDGYAPGDLTTYTINDDGTITGTYSNQQTQLLGQIVLASFSNPEGLQSEGDNVWSATSSSGQAAIGTAGTGTFGSLTAGALEASNVDLSQELVNMIVAQRNYQANAQTIKTQDQILNTLVNLR, from the coding sequence ATGTCTTTTTCCCAAGCGGTGAGCGGCCTGGGCGCTGCTTCAAGCAACCTCGACGTCATTGGTAACAACATCGCCAACTCCGCGACAGCGGGTTTTAAATCCAGCACCATCGCCTTCGCTGACCTGTTCGCCGGTTCAGACGTTGGTCTGGGGACTAAAGTTGCAGCGGTGATCCAGAACTTTAACGACGGCACCACCACCACCACCAGCCGTGGTCTGGACGTGGCGCTGAGCGGCAACGGTTTCTTCCGTATGACTGACAGCAGCGGCGCGGTGTACTACTCGCGTAACGGTCAGTTTACGCTGGATGAAAACCGTAACCTGGTCAACACGCAGGGCCTGTACGTGACCGGCTATCCGGCCAGCGGCTCCCCGGCTACCATTCAGACCGGTGCCAACCCGGTGGCGCTGAGCATTCCAACCACCCAGATGTCAGCAAAAGCGACCTCCACGGCAACGCAGGTGGCGAACCTTAACTCCACCAGTGATATCCCGACGGTCACCACCTTTGATGCGTCGGACGTTGACAGCTACAACGCCAAAAGCACCATGACGGTGTACGACTCTCAGGGTAACGATCACACCCTCGACATGTACTACGTCAAAACCGGTGATAACGCCTGGACCGTCCATGCTATCGACTCCACCACCGGGACTTCTGCGGGTGATTTCGACCTGACGTTTGACAGTAGCGGTAACCTGACCAGCGTGGGCGGCGTGACCGGTGCCACCACCGTAGCCCTGAGTATTGACGGGACCAACGGTGCAGCCGCAGGTCAGTCCATTACCCTGAGCATGCAAGGCAGCCTGCAACAGAACACCGGCACCACCACCTTCGGTAACCCGACTCAGGATGGCTATGCGCCGGGCGATCTGACCACCTACACCATCAACGATGACGGCACCATCACCGGTACCTACTCCAACCAGCAAACGCAGCTGTTGGGTCAGATCGTGCTGGCGAGCTTCTCTAACCCGGAAGGGTTGCAGTCTGAAGGTGACAACGTGTGGAGCGCCACCAGTTCTTCTGGTCAGGCGGCGATCGGTACCGCAGGCACCGGCACCTTCGGTTCACTGACCGCAGGCGCGCTGGAAGCCTCCAACGTGGATTTGAGTCAGGAACTGGTCAACATGATCGTCGCGCAGCGCAACTATCAGGCGAACGCGCAGACCATCAAAACCCAGGACCAGATCCTCAATACCCTGGTCAACTTACGCTAA
- a CDS encoding flagellar basal body rod protein FlgF, with protein MDHAIYTAMGAASQTLEQQSVTASNLANASTPGFRAQLEAYRAVPVNGWSLPTRTLVTASTPGADMSAGAMDNTGRALDVAVGQDGWLAVRTADGSEAYTRNGNIQISSTGILTIQGNPVMGDGGPIAVPQGAELTIATDGSITSRNPGDAPNATVQIGRLKLVTATGQELQRSDDGMFRPTAQTQATRGATLAQDANVQVSPGVLEGSNVKPVETMVDMIANARRFEMQMKVISNVDENEQKANQLLNMSS; from the coding sequence ATGGATCACGCGATATATACCGCGATGGGAGCCGCCAGCCAGACGCTGGAGCAGCAGTCCGTCACGGCCAGCAACCTCGCCAACGCCTCCACGCCGGGTTTCCGTGCTCAGCTGGAAGCGTACCGCGCGGTGCCGGTCAATGGCTGGTCGCTGCCGACGCGTACCCTGGTGACGGCCTCTACGCCGGGTGCCGATATGAGTGCAGGGGCGATGGACAACACCGGTCGCGCACTCGACGTGGCGGTGGGGCAGGACGGCTGGCTGGCGGTACGTACCGCCGACGGCAGCGAGGCTTACACCCGCAACGGTAACATTCAAATCAGCTCCACCGGCATCCTGACAATCCAGGGCAATCCCGTGATGGGCGATGGCGGGCCGATTGCCGTGCCGCAAGGCGCTGAACTGACTATTGCAACGGATGGCTCCATCACCTCTCGTAACCCGGGTGATGCACCCAATGCCACGGTGCAGATTGGTCGTCTGAAGCTGGTCACGGCGACCGGCCAGGAACTGCAACGCAGTGACGACGGGATGTTCCGTCCTACCGCACAAACTCAGGCTACACGCGGTGCGACGCTGGCGCAGGACGCCAACGTGCAGGTGTCGCCGGGGGTGCTGGAGGGCAGTAACGTTAAGCCCGTGGAAACCATGGTCGATATGATCGCCAACGCCCGGCGTTTTGAGATGCAGATGAAAGTGATCTCGAACGTCGATGAAAACGAACAAAAAGCCAATCAGTTGCTCAACATGAGCAGCTAA